Below is a genomic region from Miniphocaeibacter halophilus.
GATGATGAAGGATTATATGGAATAGATGAAATATTACCCTTATCGATTGTTAATATCTATGGTTCAATTGGGTTAACTAATTTTGGATATTTAGACAAGGAAAAAATTGGAATTATAAATGATTTAGATAAGAATAAAGGTTTAAATGAAGTAAATACTTTTTTAGATGATATTGTCGCTGCCATTGCAGCAGCTGCAGCAAGTAGATTGGCACATTCATAATGGCAAAAAAGTATTATTACGCAGTTAAGAAAGGTAAAACACCTGGAATTTACTTTAACTGGGACGACTGTAAAAAACAAGTTATTGGATTTAAAGGAGCAATATATAAAAAGTTTGAAAATATAGAAGACGCTAAAGGATTTATTTTAGAAGAAAAAGAAGTAAGTCCAAAGGAAATTACTGAGAATATAATAAGCGAAGATGAAGCTATTGCTTTTGTAGATGGTAGTTATAACGTTAAAAGTAAGGAATGTGGTTTTGGAGCAGTATTATTTACTAAGAAGGGAAAGGAAACTTTTTTCCAAGTAGTAGAAAATAAGAATTATTCTGAATATAGAAATGTTACTGGAGAGGTTTTTGGTTCTTTGTATGTAATTAATAAGGCGATTGAATACGGATTAAAAAAGATTTTCGTTCATTATGACTATACAGGTATTAGTAATTGGGCTTTAGGAAATTGGAAAACAAACAATGAATTAACAAAATACTATAAAAATCAATTTGATATTTTGAAAAATGAAATAGAAGTTGTATTTGTAAAAGTTAAGGCCCATTCTGGTGATAAATATAACGAAGAAGCGGATAAATTAGCAAAAAAAGCAGTAGGACTACTATAAATTGGAGGAATTATGAATATAATAATCGTTGGAGCAGGTAAGGTCGGCGAATATTTAAGTGAGGATTTGTCTAAGGAGGGGTACGATATAACCCTAATTGAAAAGGACAAGGAAGTGCTAGATAGAATTCTAGAGTATAACGATATTATGGGCATAGCAGGTGATGGAGCAGATACCTATGTTTTAGAAGAAGCCGGCATTGATAGGTGTGATATTTTTATAGCTGTAACAAATCAAGATGAGCTAAATATGGTAGCCTGTGTAATGGCTAAAAAATTAGGTGCAAAATATACAATATCCAGAGTTAGAAATCCTGAATATTCAAATCATGTCGATTTTATGAGTGAAACAATGAATATAGACTTAATGATTAACCCTGAACTTGAAACAGCTAGGGAAATTGTAAGAATATTGAGTTTTTCAGATGTTTTAGACGTTGAAGAATTTGCTAACGGCAAGGTAATGTTAATTTCTTTTAAATTAAGGGATAAAAGTGTCTTAAACAATATGTCTTTATTGGAAATACAAAATAAAATCAATAGAAATATTTTAGTTTGCTCAGTACTTAGAAAAGATGAAGTCTATATTCCAAATGGTGAATTTGTATTAAAAAAAGACGATATAATCTATGTACTAGGTGAAAAAGACGCTTTAACGGAATTTTTTAAATTTATAGGTAATATTAAGAAAAACAAAAATATTATGATAGTAGGAGGAGGCAGGATTTCTTTCTATTTAATTAGCAGATTAGTAAAACAAAATTACAATGTAAAGGTTATTGAAAGAAAAAAAGATGTTGCAGATCATTTGAGCTTTACCTTTCCAGATGCAGATATAATAAGAGAAGATGGAACAAATCAAGACATTTTAGAAGAAGAGCGTATTGAGAACTTTGACACCTTTATTTCAATGACCGGTATAGATGAAGAAAATATTATAGCCTCTATATTTGCTAATCAAAAGGGAGTAAAACAAACAATTACAAAGGTTGATAGAACTAGAATTTTAAAAATAATCAATTTAGAAGAAATAGGTACTACGATTTCCCCTAAAAAAGTTATTTCTGATAAAATAGTACAATTTATAAGGACAAATATTAAGTTAACAAATTCAAAAATAGAAGCCTTTCATAGAATTGCAGATGATAAAGTAGAAGCTATAGAATTTGAAATAAAATCAAGTAATTCAATATGTAATATTCCTTTAAAAGATTTGAATATAAAAAAGAATACTTTAATTTCCTTTATAATTAGAGATAAAGAAGTGATTATTCCCTACGGAAATGATATTATTAAACCTGGTGATAAAGTTGTAATTATTACACTTAATAAATCTTTTAAGGTTATAGAGGATATTATTGATTCAACTATAGTATAATATAATTTTATTATGTAAAAATATGGAGAGTTTATGAACTATAGAATATTAGGTTATATTTTAGGACAGATAATAAAAATTGAAGGTATTTTAATGGTCTTGCCTTTGATTGTAAGTATAGTCTTTAAAGAGGAATTAAACTATCAGTTAGCTTATTTAATTCCTATGATAATAATGATAATAATAGGTACTTTTTTATCTAAAAAATGTAAAAAAACAGATAGATTTTACACAAAAGAGGGGATTATAATAGCTGCTTTAGGATGGTTGCTAGTATCCCTTTTAGGAGCTCTTCCTCTATTTCTATCTGGAGACATACCAAATTTTATAGATGCTTTTTTTGAGTCGGTAAGTGGTTTTACAACTACCGGTTCAAGTATTATTACCAACTTGGATATAATATCCAAATCGAATTTGTTTTGGAGATCATTTTCGCATTTAATAGGTGGTATGGGGATTTTGGTATTTGCTCTAGCAATCTTACCTAGGGAAAATAATCAGTCATCTTTGATTATGAAGGCAGAAGTACCGGGGCCAATATTTGGCAAAGTTGCAGCAAAAGCTAGAGATAGTGCAAGGGTCCTGTATATAATTTATTTTTCAATGACCTTTGTGTTGATTATTTTACTATTATTAGGCGGAGTAAAGTTTTTTGATTCTATGTTATATGCTTTTGGAACAGCTGGAACTGGTGGATTTGGAATTTCAAATGCAGGAATAGCACACTATAATAGTGCTTATATAGAAATGGTTTTGTCCATTGGAATGATAGTATTTGGTATAAATTTTAATATTTACCATCTAATTATTGTAGGGTCAATAAAGGAAGCCTTTGACGACGAGGAATTAAAATGGTATTTAGGAATTATTGGAATTTCTATTATTTTAATATTCTTAAATATATATATGGAAATTATGATACAATATTTGAAGCTATAAGAAATATTTTCTTTACAGTATCTTCTACCATTACTACTACAGGATTTACAATAGTTGATTACGATAAATGGCCTTTATTTTCAAAAGTTATAATTTTATTTTTAACATTTGTTGGTGGATGTGCAGGATCAACAGCTGGAGGGTTAAAGATTTTTAGAGTAGTTGTGTACATAAAATCCAGTATTGCACAATTTGCAAAATCAGCAAATCCCAACAGAGTAAAATTAATTAGAATTAATAAAAGAAGACTAGGAGATGATGCAAAGGAAAATATTTTAAATTATTTGGCAATATATGTAATAATATTTGTAATAATATTTTTTATTGTAAGCTTATCATTTGATGATTTTCTAACATCGTTTAGTGCTGTTGCTACAACCTTTAATAATGTTGGTCCAGGTTTAGGAAAAGTAGGACCGACCTTAAACTTTGCTAATATTAGTTATTTAAACAAAATTGTTTTATCGATTAGTATGTTAGCAGGAAGACTGGAAATAATACCAATTCTAGTGTTGTTTTCGCCTAGAACTTGGAAAAAAACATAGGAGGATTTATGGATATATCCGATAAGATTAGAATAATAGAAGATTTTCCGAAGAAAGGAATTAGTTTTAAAGATATAACAACCTTAATAAGGGATGGAGAAGCTTTTAAATATGTTATTAATACTATGGCAGACAATCTAAAAGATAAAAATATTAAATATATAGCAGCACCGGAAGCTAGAGGATTTATTTTAGGCTCTGCAGTTGCATATGCTATGGGTGTAGGTTTTATACCAATAAGAAAACCAGGGAAATTGCCAGGAGAAACTATAAGCTACGAGTATGATTTAGAGTACGGAAAAGACGAACTGGTTATGCACACAGATGCTATTGACATAGGGGAAAGGGTCGCTATAGTAGATGACTTACTTGCTACTGGAGGAACTGTTAATGCATTGGCAAAAATAGTTGAAAAGGCAGGTGGAATAGTAGCAGCAATGGAGTTCTTAATAGAATTAGAAGAACTAAATGGAAGAGAATTAAATTCTGAATATGAAATTAATTCCCTTGTAAAATATAATGTTTAAAGATTATTATAAAAAGGCATTTAAACTTTAAAAAGTCTAAATGCCTTTTTTATTTTATCGATTTTGTAAAAGGTCAGTTTTTAAATTCCATAATTTTAAAGATAGGTCAACTACATATAGATGAGGATAATCAAATCTTTTAATTTCATCCCAGAAAGAATTTAGTTCTGTTTTTCGATAGTTGGTAATATCATCTAAAGTTGGTGGATTATATATTAATTTTCCATTTTTAAAAATAGGAAGAAGTAATTTTTTTACAGAGAAATTCTCAATTACTTTTCTTTTCCATGTATGTACTGGATGGAAAATCTCTAAAGGTTTAGTAGTGTCAATTTCTTCGTCAAAGAGACAAACTAAATCAGCTTCAGCTTTTTTTGTTATATTATCATAAATTCTGTATATTTGTTTAAAACCTGGAGTTGTAATTTTTTCTACATTTTCACTGATTTTTATTTTAGGTATTATTTTATTGTTTTTTTCTATTGCTACCAGTTTGTACACCCCTCCAAAAACGGGACTGGATTTAGAAGTAATAAGTCTTTCTCCAACTCCAAAGGAATCTACCTTTGCTCCTTGATTTATTAATGCTTTAATTTTAAATTCATCTAAAGAACTGGAGGCAACTATTTTACAATCCTCATAGCCGGCATCATCAAGCATAATTCTTGATTGTTTAGAAAGGTATGCAATATCTCCACTGTCTAAGCGAATTCCCTTAGGCCTTTTAC
It encodes:
- a CDS encoding viroplasmin family protein; protein product: MAKKYYYAVKKGKTPGIYFNWDDCKKQVIGFKGAIYKKFENIEDAKGFILEEKEVSPKEITENIISEDEAIAFVDGSYNVKSKECGFGAVLFTKKGKETFFQVVENKNYSEYRNVTGEVFGSLYVINKAIEYGLKKIFVHYDYTGISNWALGNWKTNNELTKYYKNQFDILKNEIEVVFVKVKAHSGDKYNEEADKLAKKAVGLL
- the trkA gene encoding Trk system potassium transporter TrkA, with translation MNIIIVGAGKVGEYLSEDLSKEGYDITLIEKDKEVLDRILEYNDIMGIAGDGADTYVLEEAGIDRCDIFIAVTNQDELNMVACVMAKKLGAKYTISRVRNPEYSNHVDFMSETMNIDLMINPELETAREIVRILSFSDVLDVEEFANGKVMLISFKLRDKSVLNNMSLLEIQNKINRNILVCSVLRKDEVYIPNGEFVLKKDDIIYVLGEKDALTEFFKFIGNIKKNKNIMIVGGGRISFYLISRLVKQNYNVKVIERKKDVADHLSFTFPDADIIREDGTNQDILEEERIENFDTFISMTGIDEENIIASIFANQKGVKQTITKVDRTRILKIINLEEIGTTISPKKVISDKIVQFIRTNIKLTNSKIEAFHRIADDKVEAIEFEIKSSNSICNIPLKDLNIKKNTLISFIIRDKEVIIPYGNDIIKPGDKVVIITLNKSFKVIEDIIDSTIV
- a CDS encoding potassium transporter TrkG; the encoded protein is MNYRILGYILGQIIKIEGILMVLPLIVSIVFKEELNYQLAYLIPMIIMIIIGTFLSKKCKKTDRFYTKEGIIIAALGWLLVSLLGALPLFLSGDIPNFIDAFFESVSGFTTTGSSIITNLDIISKSNLFWRSFSHLIGGMGILVFALAILPRENNQSSLIMKAEVPGPIFGKVAAKARDSARVLYIIYFSMTFVLIILLLLGGVKFFDSMLYAFGTAGTGGFGISNAGIAHYNSAYIEMVLSIGMIVFGINFNIYHLIIVGSIKEAFDDEELKWYLGIIGISIILIFLNIYMEIMIQYLKL
- a CDS encoding potassium transporter TrkG; protein product: MVFRNYWNFYYFNILKYIYGNYDTIFEAIRNIFFTVSSTITTTGFTIVDYDKWPLFSKVIILFLTFVGGCAGSTAGGLKIFRVVVYIKSSIAQFAKSANPNRVKLIRINKRRLGDDAKENILNYLAIYVIIFVIIFFIVSLSFDDFLTSFSAVATTFNNVGPGLGKVGPTLNFANISYLNKIVLSISMLAGRLEIIPILVLFSPRTWKKT
- a CDS encoding adenine phosphoribosyltransferase, which codes for MDISDKIRIIEDFPKKGISFKDITTLIRDGEAFKYVINTMADNLKDKNIKYIAAPEARGFILGSAVAYAMGVGFIPIRKPGKLPGETISYEYDLEYGKDELVMHTDAIDIGERVAIVDDLLATGGTVNALAKIVEKAGGIVAAMEFLIELEELNGRELNSEYEINSLVKYNV